One genomic segment of Ruficoccus amylovorans includes these proteins:
- a CDS encoding sialidase family protein — MQKLRSLIPLGALLVCAASPALAQSPIRPMANDFVVVGESPDAEKIPLYSPSILSLPSGRLVAAYERGKEGRANKQDYTFILTSDDGGKTWTERKQTKITQGRVFAAGKSLYMLGHTGDLVVIKSDDDGVTWSDVTKLTDGQSWHQSACNVWYAHGNVYLVMERRVIKEGKCWPVGQLAPVLMRAKETDDLTKRESWTFASELPFYDTIPGYKENDMPINYFGVPFYKQEYPDRSRLGDGRSMSPMGWLEANVVQIMDPDHYWYDPQGRTFHLFMRAHTGGTGYAALAKVVENPDGTMTTSLEQVPSGKTMLFLPFPGGQMRFHVLYDEQTKLYWLLSSQATDSMRRVDRLPQSRYDLPNNERNRLALHFSKNMVDWCFAGLVATTDSDKEARHYASIDFDGDDLVILSRSGDENAKSAHDGNLITFHRVKNFRDLVY, encoded by the coding sequence ATGCAAAAACTACGATCTCTTATCCCTCTGGGTGCCCTGCTTGTCTGCGCCGCATCTCCTGCGCTGGCACAAAGCCCCATTCGCCCCATGGCCAATGACTTTGTGGTCGTGGGCGAATCTCCCGATGCAGAAAAAATCCCCCTGTATTCTCCGTCCATCCTTAGCCTGCCCTCGGGACGTCTGGTCGCTGCCTACGAGCGCGGCAAGGAAGGCCGAGCCAACAAGCAGGACTATACCTTTATTTTAACCTCCGACGATGGCGGCAAAACTTGGACCGAGCGCAAGCAGACGAAGATCACTCAGGGACGTGTTTTCGCAGCAGGGAAGTCTCTGTACATGCTCGGGCATACTGGAGATCTGGTCGTAATCAAGTCGGACGATGACGGGGTGACTTGGAGCGATGTAACAAAACTCACCGACGGGCAATCGTGGCACCAGTCGGCTTGCAACGTCTGGTACGCACACGGCAATGTCTATCTGGTGATGGAGCGACGGGTCATCAAAGAAGGAAAATGTTGGCCAGTGGGCCAGTTGGCTCCGGTACTGATGCGGGCCAAGGAAACGGATGACCTCACCAAGCGCGAAAGCTGGACCTTTGCCAGCGAACTACCGTTCTACGATACGATTCCCGGCTACAAGGAAAACGATATGCCAATCAATTATTTTGGCGTTCCGTTTTACAAGCAGGAATACCCGGATCGCTCCCGCCTCGGCGACGGTCGCTCCATGTCGCCGATGGGATGGCTGGAAGCGAATGTCGTGCAAATCATGGATCCAGACCACTATTGGTACGATCCGCAGGGACGCACCTTCCACCTGTTCATGCGTGCCCACACCGGAGGCACTGGCTATGCTGCGCTGGCCAAAGTTGTTGAAAACCCCGATGGTACGATGACGACTTCACTCGAACAAGTGCCCTCCGGAAAGACCATGCTTTTCCTGCCGTTCCCCGGCGGACAGATGCGATTCCACGTACTTTATGACGAACAGACAAAGCTTTACTGGCTGCTCAGCTCTCAGGCGACAGACTCCATGCGACGGGTAGACCGCCTCCCTCAGAGCCGCTATGACCTGCCCAACAATGAGCGCAACCGCCTTGCCCTGCATTTCTCAAAAAACATGGTGGACTGGTGCTTTGCCGGACTGGTGGCAACGACCGACTCAGACAAGGAGGCCCGCCACTATGCCAGTATCGACTTCGATGGTGACGATCTGGTCATCCTCTCCCGCAGTGGCGATGAAAATGCCAAGAGTGCTCATGACGGCAATCTCATCACCTTCCATCGTGTAAAGAATTTCCGCGATCTCGTTTATTGA